The Gambusia affinis linkage group LG11, SWU_Gaff_1.0, whole genome shotgun sequence genome contains a region encoding:
- the LOC122839794 gene encoding olfactory receptor 11A1-like — translation MDGKVNVTYITLSGYVDLNKYRYFYFSVIFTVYILIVCSNATILYLIWVHKNLHEPMYIFIAGLLINGLLYSTNIYPKLLVDFLSEEPIISYSACLLQFFMFYSVGGSEFLLLAAMAFDRYVAICKPLRYRNIMRRSTVRVFLILAWCFPACHLAVLAILSAKAKLCNFNLDGIICNNKMYTIHCARSRALTVFGVVALFDFAILPTLFTVFTYAKIFMTSHRSCKESKKTAVQTCVPHLLVLTSYFCVMTYDVIVARVEADFSKTAGFVMTMQTFLFHPLINPFMYGFKMKEIKKHLKTLLCPAKA, via the coding sequence ATGGATGGTAAAGTAAACGTTACCTACATAACTTTGTCCGGATACGTAGATCTGAACAAATacagatatttttacttttctgttattttcacagTGTACATTTTGATCGTTTGCAGCAATGCTACTATTTTGTACCTCATCTGGGTTCACAAAAACCTCCATGAGCCGATGTACATCTTCATCGCAGGTTTGTTGATTAACGGTCTTCTTTACAGCACCAACATTTACCCAAAGCTTCTGGTCGACTTTTTGTCTGAAGAACCGATCATATCGTATTCGGCCTGCCTCttacagtttttcatgttttattctgtggGAGGCTCAGAGTTCCTCCTACTAGCAGCCATGGCCTTCGACAGATATGTGGCGATATGCAAACCTCTGAGATACAGAAATATAATGAGAAGAAGCACTGTCAGGGTGTTCCTGATTCTAGCTTGGTGTTTTCCTGCTTGCCATCTTGCCGTGCTGGCCATCCTGAGTGCCAAAGCCAAATTGTGCAACTTTAACTTGGACGGGATCATTTGCAACAATAAGATGTACACAATTCACTGCGCGAGGTCAAGAGCGCTGACCGTGTTTGGGGTCGTTGCTTTATTCGATTTCGCCATTCTCCCCACCCTCTTCACAGTTTTTACATATGCAAAGATATTCATGACGTCTCATCGGAGTTGCAAAGAATCCAAGAAAACGGCTGTGCAGACCTGCGTGCCCCACCTGTTGGTTCTGACCAGCTACTTCTGCGTGATGACGTACGACGTAATCGTAGCTCGAGTGGAGGCGGATTTCTCCAAAACCGCAGGCTTCGTGATGACGATGCAAACGTTTCTGTTTCACCCTCTGATAAATCCGTTCATGTACGGGTTCAAGATGAAAGAGATCAAGAAACACCTGAAGACGTTGCTCTGTCCAGCCAAAGCATGA
- the LOC122840271 gene encoding olfactory receptor 11H2-like: MEDQINISYITLSGYVDLNKYRYFYFFIVLTVFILTVCSNATILYLIWIHKNLHEPMYIFIAALLFNGLLYSTNIYPKLLIDFLFEKPIISYSACLLQFFLFYTFGFAEFLLLAAMAFDRYVAICKPLRYRNIMRKSHVNVFLVLAWFLPACYLAVQTILSSKAKLCTFNLEGIFCNNTIYALQCVRSTTITAVGIVALLHVVVLPMLFTSFTYANIFRISSRSSKQSRKTTVETCVPHLLVLTSYFCLMTYDVVIARVQSDFPKIARFIMTMQISLYHPLFNPFIYGFKMREIYKHLRRLFSSLF, encoded by the coding sequence ATGGAAGACCAGATCAACATTTCCTACATAACTCTGTCTGGGTATGTAGATCTGAACAAATACAGATATTTTTACTTCTTCATTGTGCTCACTGTGTTCATCTTAACAGTCTGCAGCAATGCTACTATTTTGTACCTCATCTGGATTCACAAAAACCTCCATGAGCCGATGTACATCTTCATCGCAGCTTTGCTGTTTAACGGTCTTCTTTACAGCACCAACATTTACCCAAAGCTTTtgattgactttttatttgaaaaacccATCATATCGTATTCAGCTTgtctgttacagttttttttgttttacacttttgGTTTTGCAGAGTTCCTCCTGCTAGCAGCCATGGCCTTCGACAGATATGTGGCGATATGTAAACCTCTGAGATACAGAAATATAATGAGAAAAAGTCATGTCAATGTTTTCCTGGTTCTAGCTTGGTTTCTACCTGCTTGTTATCTTGCAGTGCAAACAATCCTTAGTTCTAAAGCTAAATTATGTACATTTAACTTGGAAGGAATATTTTGCAACAACACTATTTATGCCCTTCAGTGTGTGAGATCAACCACAATCACTGCAGTGGGGATTGTAGCTTTATTACATGTTGTGGTGCTTCCTATGCTCTTCACCAGCTTCACCTACGCAAACATATTTCGAATATCGTCCCGCAGCTCTAAGCAATCCAGGAAAACAACAGTAGAGACCTGCGTGCCtcacctgctggttctgaccagCTACTTCTGTTTGATGACGTATGATGTGGTCATAGCCCGAGTTCAGTCCGATTTCCCCAAAATTGCACGATTCATAATGACCATGCAGATATCTCTGTATCACCCTTTGTTTAACCCGTTCATATACGGTTTTAAAATGAGGGAAATCTATAAACATCTGAGGAGATTGTTCAGCTCACtattttag
- the LOC122840272 gene encoding olfactory receptor 11H2-like: MEDQINISYITLSGYVDLNKYRYFYFFIVLTVFILTVCSNATILYLIWTHKNLHEPMYIFIAALLFNGLLYSTNIYPKLLIDFLSEKPIISYSACLLQFFLFYTFGCSEFLLLAAMAFDRYVAICKPLRYRNIMKRSTVSVFLVLAWFLPACYLAVQTILSSKAKLCTFNLEGIFCNNTIYALQCVRSTTITAVGIVALLHVVVLPMLFTSFTYANIFRISSRSSKQSRKTTVETCVPHLLVLTSYFCLMTYDVVIARVQSDFPKIARFIMTMQISLYHPLFNPFIYGFKMREIYKHLRRLFSSAKKVQAVIQ, encoded by the coding sequence ATGGAAGACCAGATCAACATTTCCTACATAACTCTGTCTGGGTATGTAGATCTGAACAAATACAGATATTTTTACTTCTTCATTGTGCTCACTGTGTTCATCTTAACAGTCTGCAGCAATGCTACTATTTTGTACCTCATCTGGACTCACAAAAACCTCCATGAGCCGATGTACATCTTCATCGCAGCTTTGCTGTTTAACGGTCTTCTTTACAGCACCAACATTTACCCAAAGCTTTTGATTGactttttatctgaaaaaccCATCATATCGTATTCAGCTTgtctgttacagttttttttattttacacttttggTTGCTCAGAGTTCCTCCTGCTAGCAGCCATGGCCTTCGACAGATATGTGGCGATATGTAAACCTCTGAGATACAGAAATATAATGAAAAGAAGCACAGTTAGTGTTTTCCTGGTTCTAGCTTGGTTTCTACCTGCTTGTTATCTTGCAGTGCAAACAATCCTTAGTTCTAAAGCTAAATTATGTACATTTAACTTGGAAGGAATATTTTGCAACAACACTATTTATGCCCTTCAGTGTGTGAGATCAACCACAATCACTGCAGTGGGGATTGTAGCTTTATTACATGTTGTGGTGCTTCCTATGCTCTTCACCAGCTTCACCTACGCAAACATATTTCGAATATCGTCCCGCAGCTCTAAGCAATCCAGGAAAACAACAGTAGAGACCTGCGTGCCtcacctgctggttctgaccagCTACTTCTGTTTGATGACGTATGATGTGGTCATAGCCCGAGTTCAGTCCGATTTCCCCAAAATTGCACGATTCATAATGACCATGCAGATATCTCTGTATCACCCTTTGTTTAACCCGTTCATATACGGTTTTAAAATGAGGGAAATTTATAAACATCTGAGGAGATTGTTCAGCTCAGCCAAAAAAGTGCAAGCAGtgattcagtga
- the LOC122839795 gene encoding olfactory receptor 6N2-like produces MYIFIYIMEDQINISYITLSGYVDLNKYRYFYFFIVLTVFILTVCSNATILYLIWIHKNLHEPMYIFIAALLFNGLLYSTNIYPKLLIDFLSEKPIISYSACLFQFFMFYSFGGSEFLLLAAMAFDRYVAICKPLRYRNIMKRSTVSTFLITAWFVAVFYPVVLAMLSYQAKLCTFNLEGIFCNNTIYALQCVRSTTITAVGIVALLHVVVLPMLFTSFTYANIFRISSRSSKQSRKTTVETCVPHLLVLTSYFCLMTYDVVIARVQSNFPKIARFIMTMQISLYHPLFNPFIYGFKMREINKRLKKHFFRAAKETSQQ; encoded by the coding sequence atgtatatatttatctaTATCATGGAAGACCAGATCAACATTTCCTACATAACTCTGTCTGGGTATGTAGATCTGAACAAATACAGATATTTTTACTTCTTCATTGTGCTCACTGTGTTCATCTTAACAGTCTGCAGCAATGCTACTATTTTGTACCTCATCTGGATTCACAAAAACCTCCATGAGCCGATGTACATCTTCATCGCAGCTTTGCTGTTTAACGGTCTTCTTTACAGCACCAACATTTACCCAAAGCTTTTGATTGactttttatctgaaaaaccCATCATATCGTATTCAGCTTGTCTGTTtcaatttttcatgttttactctTTCGGCGGCTCAGAGTTCCTCCTGCTAGCAGCCATGGCCTTCGACAGATATGTGGCGATATGTAAACCTCTGAGATACAGAAATATAATGAAAAGAAGCACTGTCAGTACCTTCCTGATCACGGCTTGGTTTGTGGCTGTTTTTTATCCTGTTGTGCTAGCAATGCTGAGTTATCAAGCTAAGTTGTGTACATTTAACTTGGAAGGAATATTTTGCAACAACACTATTTATGCCCTTCAGTGTGTGAGATCAACCACAATCACTGCAGTGGGGATTGTAGCTTTATTACATGTTGTGGTGCTTCCTATGCTCTTCACCAGCTTCACCTACGCAAACATATTTCGAATATCGTCCCGCAGCTCTAAGCAATCCAGGAAAACAACAGTAGAGACCTGCGTGCCtcacctgctggttctgaccagCTACTTCTGTTTGATGACGTATGATGTGGTCATAGCCCGAGTTCAGTCCAATTTCCCCAAAATTGCACGATTCATAATGACCATGCAGATATCTCTGTATCACCCTTTGTTTAACCCGTTCATATACGGTTTTAAAATGAGGGAAATCAATAAACGTTTGAAGAAGCACTTTTTCAGAGCAGCCAAAGAAACAAGTCAGCAGTAA
- the LOC122839796 gene encoding olfactory receptor 11A1-like produces MDAAAGELNATYITLGGHVELHRYRFLYFAVMFVVYVLIICSNSAILGLIWVQKSLHEPMYVFIAALLFNSLLFSATIYPKLLADFLSDEQTTSLSLCNLQSFTYYSLCGAEFLLLSAMAYDRYVSICRPLQYQATMRTPTVAALLALAWLLPACQLVPSLFISRGYKLCHSTLNGIFCNNAISRLFCMDSRAPYITYGAFIALNTIVLPMLFILFTYTKILIISLRGSGHMRRKAAKTCSPHLLVLISFSCLCSYDVVVARLEVDLDRTARFVMTLQVVLYHPLFNPVIYGLKMEKIHRLLRMVLCHDKRKVDV; encoded by the coding sequence ATGGATGCTGCGGCCGGTGAGCTAAACGCTACGTACATTACCTTGGGCGGGCACGTAGAGCTGCACAGGTACAGGTTTCTGTACTTCGCCGTCATGTTCGTCGTGTACGTTCTGATCATCTGCAGTAACTCCGCCATCTTGGGCCTCATCTGGGTCCAGAAGAGCCTCCACGAGCCCATGTACGTCTTCATCGCGGCCTTGCTCTTCAACTCGCTCCTCTTCAGCGCCACCATCTACCCGAAACTCCTGGCGGACTTTCTGTCCGACGAGCAGACCACGTCTCTGTCTCTGTGCAATCTGCAGAGCTTCACCTACTACTCCCTGTGCGGCGCCGAGTTCCTGCTGCTGTCGGCCATGGCGTACGACCGGTACGTGTCCATATGCAGGCCCCTGCAGTACCAGGCCACCATGAGGACGCCCACCGTGGCCGCCCTGCTGGCTCTGGCGTGGCTCCTGCCCGCCTGTCAGCTCGTGCCGTCGCTTTTCATCAGCAGGGGCTACAAGCTGTGCCACTCGACTCTAAACGGGATTTTCTGCAACAACGCCATCTCCCGGCTTTTCTGCATGGACTCCAGAGCGCCGTACATCACGTACGGCGCGTTCATCGCGCTGAACACCATCGTTTTGCCCATGCTTTTCATCCTGTTCACCTACACAAAGATACTGATCATTTCCTTAAGAGGCTCTGGACATATGAGGAGGAAAGCGGCGAAGACGTGTTCCCCTCACCTGCTGGTCCTGATCAGCTTCTCCTGCCTGTGTTCGTACGACGTCGTCGTGGCCCGGCTGGAGGTCGACCTGGACAGGACGGCGCGGTTCGTCATGACTTTGCAGGTGGTGTTGTATCATCCCCTCTTCAACCCCGTCATCTACGGcttgaagatggaaaaaatcCACAGACTCCTCAGAATGGTTTTGTGTCACGACAAACGCAAGGTGGACGTCTGA
- the LOC122839797 gene encoding olfactory receptor 2T2-like yields the protein MDQMNNVPNVTYITFGGHVELQKYRFLYFVMTSSVYVLILCSNSTILCLIWIRKSLHQPMYAFIAALLLNSLLLSTNVYPKLLVDLLSDVQMTSYLACRIQALIYYSLCGSEFLLLAAMAYDRYVSICKPLRYRTVMGKRTVTALLVLAWLLPSCQLVPSLILGDGLKLCRYTLNGIFCNNAVTKLSCVTSAGPYIIYGVIILVNTIFVPLAFILFTYCKILVISSRRGSDARKRAVQTCAPHLLVLISFSCLCSYDVIVARLEIDLPKAARSIMTLQVVLYQPLFNPIIYGLKMKEIHKHLKRLLSRSRVCAFVLP from the coding sequence aTGGATCAAATGAACAACGTACCGAACGTAACATACATTACCTTTGGCGGCCATGTTGAATTGCAGAAATACCGCTTTCTGTACTTTGTGATGACGTCCAGCGTGTACGTCCTCATACTCTGCAGCAACTCGACCATCCTGTGTCTCATCTGGATCCGGAAGAGCCTCCACCAGCCCATGTACGCCTTCATCGCGGCTCTGCTCCTCAACTCGCTCCTCCTCAGCACCAACGTCTACCCGAAGCTTCTCGTCGACCTCTTATCCGACGTGCAGATGACATCTTATTTGGCGTGCAGAATCCAGGCTCTGATTTATTACTCTCTGTGCGGTTCTGAGTTCCTCCTCTTGGCGGCCATGGCTTATGACCGCTACGTCTCCATCTGTAAACCGCTGCGATATCGAACCGTCATGGGGAAACGGACCGTGACGGCTCTGCTGGTTCTAGCCTGGCTCCTGCCGTCCTGTCAGCTCGTGCCGTCACTTATTCTAGGCGACGGTTTAAAACTCTGTAGATACACGCTGAATGGGATTTTTTGCAACAACGCCGTCACCAAGCTTTCCTGTGTGACCTCAGCAGGGCCCTATATTATATACGGCGTGATAATTTTAGTTAATACCATATTTGTCCCGTTGGCGTTCATCCTTTTCACCTACTGTAAAATACTCGTCATCTCCTCCAGAAGGGGCTCGGACGCCAGGAAGAGAGCCGTGCAGACCTGCGCGCCACACCTGCTGGTTCTCATTAGTTTCTCGTGTTTGTGTTCGTACGACGTCATCGTAGCCCGACTGGAAATCGATTTGCCCAAAGCGGCGCGCTCGATCATGACCTTGCAGGTGGTTTTGTATCAGCCCCTGTTTAATCCAATAATCTACGGCCTGAAGATGAAGGAAATCCACAAACACCTCAAGAGGCTTCTCAGCCGGAGCAGAGTCTGCGCTTTTGTGTTGCCCTGA